One genomic segment of Chiloscyllium punctatum isolate Juve2018m chromosome 32, sChiPun1.3, whole genome shotgun sequence includes these proteins:
- the LOC140458170 gene encoding protein shisa-like-1 isoform X1: MISLCLQSITVATVIFLLLTTAVTSAHFRVCEPYADVKGRYHFGFHCPRLSDSKSYMLCCHHNSTTFKYCCNETEFQAVMQLNMTGQAEGYMHNNYSALIGVWIYGFFVLILLVLDLLYYSAMNYEICQFYLSKWGIRGSWLKQDEGQWNSSTQAQAQTQAQAQAQGQTPAQPQSQAPAPAPSPWPMQMLKADAPSPVLMSFQSSTAW; the protein is encoded by the exons ATGATCAGCTTGTGCCTGCAGTCCATCACCGTGGCAACAGTCATCTTTCTGTTGCTTACAACAGCAG TAACCTCAGCACATTTCCGTGTTTGTGAGCCTTACGCAGATGTCAAAGGGCGCTACCACTTCGGCTTCCATTGTCCTCGTCTTTCGGACAGCAAAAGCTACATGCTGTGTTGTCATCACAACAGTACAACCTTTAAGTATTGCTGCAATGAGACAGAATTTCAGGCAGTCATGCAGCTCAACATGACGGGACAGGCAGAGGGCTACATGCACAA TAACTACAGTGCACTGATTGGAGTATGGATTTATGGTTTTTTTGTCCTAATCCTGCTTGTACTGGACCTTCTCTACTACTCTGCCATGAATTATGAGATCTGTCAATTTTACTTGTCGAAGTGGGGAATCCGAGGCAGCTGGCTGAAGCAGGATGAGGGCCAGTGGAACAGTTCTACTCAGGCCCAGGCCCAGACTCAGGCCCAGGCACAGGCCCAGGGCCAGACTCCagcccagccccagtcccaggctccagctccagctccatcACCATGGCCTATGCAGATGTTGAAGGCAGATGCTCCGAGTCCAGTCTTGATGTCTTTTCAAAGTTCAACTGCATGGTGA
- the LOC140458170 gene encoding protein shisa-like-1 isoform X2 produces the protein MISLCLQSITVATVIFLLLTTAVTSAHFRVCEPYADVKGRYHFGFHCPRLSDSKSYMLCCHHNSTTFKYCCNETEFQAVMQLNMTGQAEGYMHNNYSALIGVWIYGFFVLILLVLDLLYYSAMNYEICQFYLSKWGIRGSWLKQDEGQWNSSTQAQAQTQAQAQAQGQTPAQPQSQAPAPAPSPWPMQMLKADAPSPVLMSFQSSTA, from the exons ATGATCAGCTTGTGCCTGCAGTCCATCACCGTGGCAACAGTCATCTTTCTGTTGCTTACAACAGCAG TAACCTCAGCACATTTCCGTGTTTGTGAGCCTTACGCAGATGTCAAAGGGCGCTACCACTTCGGCTTCCATTGTCCTCGTCTTTCGGACAGCAAAAGCTACATGCTGTGTTGTCATCACAACAGTACAACCTTTAAGTATTGCTGCAATGAGACAGAATTTCAGGCAGTCATGCAGCTCAACATGACGGGACAGGCAGAGGGCTACATGCACAA TAACTACAGTGCACTGATTGGAGTATGGATTTATGGTTTTTTTGTCCTAATCCTGCTTGTACTGGACCTTCTCTACTACTCTGCCATGAATTATGAGATCTGTCAATTTTACTTGTCGAAGTGGGGAATCCGAGGCAGCTGGCTGAAGCAGGATGAGGGCCAGTGGAACAGTTCTACTCAGGCCCAGGCCCAGACTCAGGCCCAGGCACAGGCCCAGGGCCAGACTCCagcccagccccagtcccaggctccagctccagctccatcACCATGGCCTATGCAGATGTTGAAGGCAGATGCTCCGAGTCCAGTCTTGATGTCTTTTCAAAGTTCAACTGCATG A